One region of Solanum pennellii chromosome 6, SPENNV200 genomic DNA includes:
- the LOC107022611 gene encoding uncharacterized protein LOC107022611, whose protein sequence is MGNSLRCCLACVLPCGALDLIRIVHLNGHVEEITSPITAYEVLKNYPNHVLSKPCSQGTMARRILILSPESELKRGSIYFLIPASSVPEKKKKSGITSSSINRLPKNNNKKCHVTINDGDRDFSSDSTMPKLKKSSHRRSKSGKVVVWRPHLTTISED, encoded by the coding sequence atGGGAAATAGCTTAAGGTGTTGTTTGGCTTGTGTTCTTCCTTGTGGTGCACTTGATTTAATTCGTATTGTACATTTAAATGGTCATGTTGAAGAAATTACAAGTCCAATCACAGCCtatgaagttttaaaaaattacccTAATCATGTCTTGAGTAAACCATGCTCTCAAGGTACAATGGCTCGCCGGATTCTGATCTTATCGCCGGAATCCGAGCTCAAAAGGGGTAGTATATACTTCTTAATTCCCGCATCTTCTGTCccggagaagaagaaaaaatccgGGATCACATCCTCCTCAATCAACAGActaccaaaaaataataataagaaatgcCACGTCACCATCAACGATGGTGATCGCGATTTTTCGAGTGATAGTACAATgccaaaattaaagaaatcatcTCACCGGAGGAGTAAGAGCGGCAAGGTTGTTGTGTGGAGACCTCATCTCACCACTATCTCTGAAgactaa
- the LOC107022888 gene encoding uncharacterized protein LOC107022888 encodes MAAFTLKLNFLGNILVRLVSFMVLVLLARFAYIFTVKGKSCNSGDFCFLPETLTLNIAGSNPNSIDLPDSGTDIRNYYYSVFEDLIADGFLSPNSHSLCIETFTGQDVEALIDVGVIDSIGIFHKSSPPLIRYGYGHHQPFDDNTFHFEFAGNGVLDRSSKPAEFATEVSRTMKPGGIFVIHTISKDDYSLHSLIQLFTSFKLISSIEIDSFATWQPPIRQVIFKKVTRFEPMITKNTCVDLEKSKNYCYTPSYKRELIRKAESLVVKEPLKPWIQLRNVKYLSSMVDISFKKRYIYVDVGARSYSSSIGSWFKKQYPKQNKTFEVYAVEGDRGYHDEYKRKGVNLLPYVAWLRNETLFFEIGRVQTRKNVEKGRGLGRVPSAQSSLDFIWDSNRIVGFDFGEWLMSLVDDERDYLVVKMDVKGSEFHLIEKLIENGAICLIDELFLKCHYNSKRYDKTYTQCLELYSSLRDIGIFVHQW; translated from the coding sequence ATGGCGGCGTTCACACTTAAGCTAAACTTTCTGGGAAATATTCTGGTGCGACTCGTCTCTTTCATGGTTCTCGTTTTGCTCGCTCGTTTCGCATACATCTTCACTGTCAAAGGCAAATCATGTAACTCCGGCGACTTCTGCTTCTTGCCGGAAACTCTAACTCTCAACATCGCCGGTTCAAATCCTAATTCCATTGATTTACCGGATTCCGGCACCGATATCCGGAACTACTACTACTCTGTTTTCGAAGATCTCATCGCCGACGGCTTCCTCTCGCCCAACTCTCACTCTCTGTGTATCGAAACCTTCACTGGCCAAGACGTAGAAGCATTGATCGACGTCGGAGTCATAGATTCCATCGGCATTTTCCACAAATCATCTCCGCCGTTGATTCGATACGGTTACGGTCATCACCAGCCGTTCGATGACAACACTTTCCATTTCGAGTTCGCCGGAAATGGAGTACTCGACCGATCATCAAAACCAGCGGAATTCGCTACAGAAGTTTCTAGAACAATGAAGCCTGGGGGTATTTTCGTCATTCACACTATATCCAAAGACGATTACAGTCTCCATTCGTTGATTCAATTGTTCACTTCCTTCAAATTGATCAGCTCCATTGAAATTGACAGTTTCGCAACATGGCAGCCTCCAATACGCCAAGTAATTTTCAAAAAGGTGACACGATTCGAACCTATGATCACGAAAAATACATGTGTTGATTTAGAGAAATCAAAAAATTACTGTTATACCCCTAGTTATAAAAGGGAATTAATTCGAAAAGCAGAGTCGTTAGTGGTAAAAGAGCCATTGAAACCATGGATACAATTGAGAAATGTGAAGTATTTGTCTTCCATGGTTGATATTAGCTTCAAGAAAAGGTACATTTATGTAGATGTTGGAGCAAGGAGTTATAGTTCAAGCATTGGTAGTTGGTTTAAGAAACAGTATCCGAAACAGAACAAGACGTTTGAGGTCTACGCGGTTGAGGGTGATAGGGGATACCACGACGAGTATAAAAGAAAGGGTGTGAATCTTTTGCCATACGTAGCTTGGTTGAGGAACGAGACGTTGTTCTTTGAGATAGGTAGGGTTCAAACTAGGAAGAACGTAGAGAAGGGTCGAGGGTTGGGGAGAGTACCATCAGCACAATCGTCGTTGGATTTCATATGGGATTCGAATAGGATTGTGGGGTTCGATTTTGGTGAATGGTTGATGAGTTTGGTTGATGATGAAAGGGATTATTTGGTTGTGAAAATGGATGTGAAAGGGAGTGAGTTTCATTTGATAGAAAAGTTGATTGAGAATGGTGCAATTTGTTTGATTGATGAGTTGTTTCTTAAATGTCATTATAATAGTAAAAGATATGACAAGACATATACACAATGTTTGGAATTGTATTCTTCTCTTAGAGATATTGGGATTTTTGTACATCAATGGTAG